In Aquila chrysaetos chrysaetos chromosome 10, bAquChr1.4, whole genome shotgun sequence, the following proteins share a genomic window:
- the CHST2 gene encoding carbohydrate sulfotransferase 2, whose protein sequence is MKVCRRKALALCLGYALLLLLAALNLLEYKWRREPRRCGEPPAAPRHRPPPPPPPPAGSRGPAGARRQLVYVFTTWRSGSSFFGELFNQNPEVFFLYEPVWHVWQKLYPGDAVSLQGAARDMLSSLYRCDLSVFQLYSTAGAGKNLTTLGIFGAATNKVICSSPLCPAYRKEVVGMVDDRVCKKCPPQRLSRFQEECHKYRTLVIKGVRVFDLAVLAPLMRDPTLDLKVIHLVRDPRAVASSRIKSRHGLIRESLQVVRSRDPRIHRMPFLDAGHKLGGKKEGGGGSDYHALGAMEVICSSMAKTLQTALHPPDWLQGNYMAVRYEDLVVEPIKTLRQVYGFVNLAVSPEMEKFALNMTSGPGYSSKPFVVSARNATQALSAWRTALSYQQIKQVEEYCHQPMALLGYERVGSPEEVKDLSRTLLRKPTALGGG, encoded by the coding sequence ATGAAAGTGTGCCGGCGGAAGGCGCTGGCGCTGTGCCTGGGCTACGcgctcctgctgctcctcgcCGCCCTCAACCTGCTGGAGTACAAGTGGCGGCGGGAGCCGCGGCGCTGCGGGgagcccccggccgccccccgccaccgccccccgccgccgccgccgccgccggccgggagCCGCGGTCCGGCGGGCGCCCGGCGGCAGCTGGTCTATGTCTTCACCACCTGGCGCTCGGGGTCGTCCTTCTTCGGGGAGCTCTTCAACCAGAACCCCGAGGTCTTCTTCCTCTACGAGCCGGTGTGGCACGTCTGGCAGAAGCTGTACCCCGGGGACGCCGTCTCGCTGCAAGGGGCGGCCCGCGACATGCTGAGCTCCCTGTACCGCTGCGACCTCTCCGTCTTCCAGCTCTACAGCACGGCGGGCGCTGGCAAGAACCTCACCACGCTGGGCATCTTCGGGGCGGCCACCAACAAGGTCATCTGCTCCTCGCCCCTCTGCCCGGCCTACCGCAAGGAGGTGGTGGGCATGGTGGATGACCGGGTGTGCAAGAAGTGTCCCCCGCAGCGCCTCAGCCGCTTCCAGGAGGAATGCCACAAGTATCGCACGCTGGTCATCAAGGGCGTCCGCGTCTTCGACCTGGCCGTCCTCGCCCCGCTCATGCGGGACCCGACCCTGGACCTCAAAGTCATCCACCTGGTGCGGGACCCCCGGGCCGTCGCCAGCTCCCGCATCAAGTCCCGGCACGGCCTTATCCGGGAGAGCCTGCAGGTGGTGAGGAGCCGGGACCCCCGCATCCACCGCATGCCCTTCCTTGATGCCGGCCACAAGCTGGGTggaaagaaggagggggggggtggctcGGACTACCATGCCCTGGGTGCCATGGAGGTCATCTGCAGCAGCATGGCCAAGACCCTGCAGACTGCTCTGCACCCCCCTGACTGGCTCCAGGGCAACTACATGGCTGTGCGCTATGAGGACCTGGTGGTCGAGCCCATCAAGACCCTGCGGCAGGTGTACGGCTTCGTCAACCTGGCCGTCAGCCCGGAGATGGAGAAGTTCGCCCTCAACATGACCAGTGGCCCCGGCTACTCCTCCAAGCCCTTCGTGGTGTCGGCCAGGAACGCCACCCAGGCGCTGAGCGCCTGGAGGACTGCGCTCAGCTACCAGCAGATCAAGCAGGTCGAGGAGTACTGCCACCAGCCCATGGCCCTGCTGGGCTACGAGAGGGTCGGCAGCCCCGAAGAGGTGAAGGACCTCAGCAGAACGTTGCTCAGGAAGCCGACCGCTCTTGGGGGCGGCTGA